One Eurosta solidaginis isolate ZX-2024a chromosome 5, ASM4086904v1, whole genome shotgun sequence DNA segment encodes these proteins:
- the Ugt305A1 gene encoding UDP-glycosyltransferase UGT5: MRSKYFIGFCVLLFHVFASATAANILSLIEVLEPDQQIWYDALFKGLIGRGHTLTVVSGNARPTKSSHITQIHLDEIAKTLRQNNSPKLFSNTWLSPFEQLFYWYDRQMKICQSVLSSDGLQELIELAPSQSEEQQPYDLILYDATYGPSCLLLLTELFKNVPIVGVSASQITPDLLSVARGSQVQPATVPHFLTAHSENMNFFVRLHNTIIYAMGDFFRKYVVTSVQEAMLAKSEWLKEAQIKPKLENIIERIKVVLVNSHPSIDYVHSLPPNVVEVGGLQFDNFNRAVSVDIQTFIDNSKGVFVITISDVESPHVIETVTQTVDKFPEYGFIWGAEKGSLPAVGSRANLFVGKWLKRSVVLAQHKVRALITTGSHMEIQEAVYHGVPVIAISHGLDNIAQHAQDLGFGIKVDLRVDPGMLTNAIQVLTSDGNFSEIAKSRQLAFRIRPQHPLDTALWWIEHVIANPIETGYIFSQAVAETSFFVLHSLDVMAVFAFTFAMFLINSYIVFKQLKESCKPKKQTENSVKTISSNRKPKKAERNKKKSE, encoded by the exons ATGAGATCAAAATACTTCATCGGTTTCTGTGTGTTATTATTCCATGTGTTTGCTAGCGCTACAGCAGCTAATATCTTAAGTTTAATCGAGGTATTAGAGCCGGATCAACAAATTTG GTACGATGCACTTTTCAAAGGTCTCATTGGCAGAGGGCATACACTTACGGTTGTGAGCGGCAATGCAAGACCGACCAAGTCATCACATATAACACAAATTCATTTGGATGAAATAGCAAAAACATTGAGACAAAACAATTCGCCTAAACTGTTTTCGAATACTTGGTTGAGTCCGTTTGAACAACTTTTTTATTGGTATGATCGACAAATGAAAATTTGCCAAAGTGTACTTTCCTCTGATGGGCTGCAGGAATTAATTGAATTGGCCCCCAGCCAATCAGAGGAGCAGCAACCATATGATTTGATTTTATATGACGCAACATATGGACCCTCGTGTTTATTACTGCTAACGGAGCTTTTCAAAAATGTGCCCATTGTGGGAGTAAGTGCATCGCAGATAACTCCAGATTTGTTGAGTGTGGCCAGAGGCTCGCAAGTGCAACCCGCCACGGTTCCGCATTTTCTCACTGCGCACAGTGAAAATATGAACTTTTTTGTGCGTCTTCATAACACAATTATTTACGCGATGGGTGATTT CTTTCGTAAGTACGTAGTGACAAGTGTTCAAGAGGCAATGTTAGCAAAGAGCGAGTGGCTAAAAGAAGCTCAAATAAAACCAAAGTTAGAAAATATCATTGAACGCATTAAAGTGGTACTGGTCAATAGCCATCCATCAATCGACTATGTACATTCCTTACCACCAAACGTAGTCGAGGTAGGCGGTCTACAATTTGATAATTTCAATCGCGCAGTCTCCGTGGATATTCAAACTTTTATAGATAACTCGAAAGGTGTTTTCGTTATAACTATTAGTGATGTGGAAAGCCCTCACGTCATTGAAACTGTCACACAAACCGTAGATAAATTTCCGGAATATGGTTTTATATGGGGCGCAGAGAAGGGATCCCTGCCTGCCGTTGGCAGCAGAGCAAATCTTTTTGTGGGAAAATGGCTGAAGAGAAGCGTTGTTTTGG CGCAACATAAAGTGAGAGCTCTTATTACAACAGGCAGTCACATGGAGATCCAAGAAGCGGTTTACCACGGCGTACCAGTTATCGCAATATCACATGGGCTCGATAAT ATTGCTCAACATGCCCAAGACTTGGGTTTCGGTATAAAGGTTGATCTTAGAGTAGACCCCGGTATGCTTACAAACGCTATACAAGTTCTAACATCGGACGGAAACTTCTCAGAAATTGCAAAATCCCGTCAATTGGCCTTTAGAATTCGGCCGCAACATCCTCTTGATACCGCTCTTTGGTGGATTGAGCATGTCATAGCCAATCCTATTGAGACTGGTTATATCTTTTCACAAGCGGTAGCAGAAACGAGCTTCTTTGTTCTCCATTCCTTGGATGTCATGGCTGTATTCGCTTTCACGTTCGCTATGTTCTTAATAAACAGCTATATTGTGTTTAAGCAGCTTAAGGAAAGTTGTAAACCGAAGAAACAAACTGAAAACTCTGTTAAAACTATAAGCTCAAACCGCAAACCGAAGAAGGCAGAGCGTAATAAGAAAAAAAGCGAGTGA
- the LOC137253516 gene encoding uncharacterized protein isoform X1, translating into MEMWLSSWMLAAALAMSLLVAVECSWGSPGDGQYHIQTDEGPERYFRFQTDNGQFRKERRLQDGTVVGTEAWIDAAGFLRQKDYIADKDGYRILKSKTVFVGNGRHIQDAIKSTKFVPAQSGVLVDGRDGIRSNANSINEASKHRQSPQVYTTKPTPSFNDAPIVANDPASEAYDGKLNYISPAEAANIEPSGRLGFDHYPDELPRLIHRTRARPNVEPYSSPLSNSITDYNSQDPTQQIKDATPPSLDMQPPLLSRARQRIRPIAVYDTTPVAPISADEAAGHFKPAPFTSAGSASAPDTNGYYYQRSTAAPTHSTADTANPLEINQLEGGLLPPLAAPAYRRQPPSAAAPYDGVSTTANGFRYVLPRQYHEEEQFANDKRAGSYGYVDPFGIRRVVYYNAAPGRGFVHRNNNRYVGLGGTPYDAAV; encoded by the exons ATGTCGTTGCTTGTGGCCGTTGAATGCTCATGGGGCTCACCGGGCGATGGGCAATATCACATACAAACGGATGAGGGACCTGAACGCTATTTTCGTTTTCAAACAGATAACGGACAATTTCGCAAAGAAAGGCGTCTTCAAGATGGTACCGTTGTGG GCACTGAAGCCTGGATAGATGCAGCTGGCTTTCTACGTCAGAAGGATTATATCGCCGACAAAGATGGTTATCGCATATTAAAATCCAAAACAGTATTTGTTGGAAATGGCAGACATATTCAG GATGCCATAAAATCCACAAAATTTGTGCCGGCTCAATCTGGTGTTCTTGTTGATGGTCGCGATGGCATCCGCTCTAACGCAAACAGCATTAATGAAGCCAGCAAGCATCGACAAAGCCCACAGGTCTATACAACAAAGCCAACGCCATCTTTCAATGACGCGCCCATTGTGGCGAATGATCCTGCCTCAGAAGCTTACGATGGAAAATTGAATTATATTTCACCAGCTGAGGCTGCGAATATTGAACCTTCTGGTAGACTTGGTTTCGATCACTATCCCGATGAGCTGCCACGTCTTATACATCGTACGCGCGCACGTCCTAACGTGGAACCATACAGCTCACCGCTAAGTAATTCAATTACAGATTATAACAGTCAAGATCCAACACAACAAATTAAGGATGCCACACCTCCATCGCTTGATATGCAGCCTCCATTGCTAAGTAGAGCTCGCCAGCGTATACGTCCAATTGCTGTCTATGACACAACACCGGTGGCACCAATTTCAGCTGATGAAGCGGCTGGACACTTTAAACCTGCGCCATTCACTTCAGCTGGCAGTGCAAGCGCACCCGATACGAACGGTTATTACTATCAACGTTCGACAGCAGCACCTACACATAGTACAGCGGACACAGCGAATCCTTTGGAGATTAATCAGCTTGAAGGTGGATTACTGCCACCATTGGCAGCACCAGCATATCGTCGACAACCGCCGTCTGCGGCAGCGCCCTACGATGGCGTGAGTACGACAGCGAATGGATTCCGTTATGTCCTGCCACGCCAATATCATGAAGAAGAACAATTTGCGAATGATAAGCGAGCAGGCAGCTACGGCTATGTCGATCCCTTCGGAATACGAAGAGTTGTTTACTACAATGCAGCGCCTGGACGAGGATTTGTGCACCGAAACAATAATCGTTATGTCGGCTTAGGCGGTACGCCCTATGATGCTGCAGTTTAA
- the LOC137253516 gene encoding uncharacterized protein isoform X2 has protein sequence MSLLVAVECSWGSPGDGQYHIQTDEGPERYFRFQTDNGQFRKERRLQDGTVVGTEAWIDAAGFLRQKDYIADKDGYRILKSKTVFVGNGRHIQDAIKSTKFVPAQSGVLVDGRDGIRSNANSINEASKHRQSPQVYTTKPTPSFNDAPIVANDPASEAYDGKLNYISPAEAANIEPSGRLGFDHYPDELPRLIHRTRARPNVEPYSSPLSNSITDYNSQDPTQQIKDATPPSLDMQPPLLSRARQRIRPIAVYDTTPVAPISADEAAGHFKPAPFTSAGSASAPDTNGYYYQRSTAAPTHSTADTANPLEINQLEGGLLPPLAAPAYRRQPPSAAAPYDGVSTTANGFRYVLPRQYHEEEQFANDKRAGSYGYVDPFGIRRVVYYNAAPGRGFVHRNNNRYVGLGGTPYDAAV, from the exons ATGTCGTTGCTTGTGGCCGTTGAATGCTCATGGGGCTCACCGGGCGATGGGCAATATCACATACAAACGGATGAGGGACCTGAACGCTATTTTCGTTTTCAAACAGATAACGGACAATTTCGCAAAGAAAGGCGTCTTCAAGATGGTACCGTTGTGG GCACTGAAGCCTGGATAGATGCAGCTGGCTTTCTACGTCAGAAGGATTATATCGCCGACAAAGATGGTTATCGCATATTAAAATCCAAAACAGTATTTGTTGGAAATGGCAGACATATTCAG GATGCCATAAAATCCACAAAATTTGTGCCGGCTCAATCTGGTGTTCTTGTTGATGGTCGCGATGGCATCCGCTCTAACGCAAACAGCATTAATGAAGCCAGCAAGCATCGACAAAGCCCACAGGTCTATACAACAAAGCCAACGCCATCTTTCAATGACGCGCCCATTGTGGCGAATGATCCTGCCTCAGAAGCTTACGATGGAAAATTGAATTATATTTCACCAGCTGAGGCTGCGAATATTGAACCTTCTGGTAGACTTGGTTTCGATCACTATCCCGATGAGCTGCCACGTCTTATACATCGTACGCGCGCACGTCCTAACGTGGAACCATACAGCTCACCGCTAAGTAATTCAATTACAGATTATAACAGTCAAGATCCAACACAACAAATTAAGGATGCCACACCTCCATCGCTTGATATGCAGCCTCCATTGCTAAGTAGAGCTCGCCAGCGTATACGTCCAATTGCTGTCTATGACACAACACCGGTGGCACCAATTTCAGCTGATGAAGCGGCTGGACACTTTAAACCTGCGCCATTCACTTCAGCTGGCAGTGCAAGCGCACCCGATACGAACGGTTATTACTATCAACGTTCGACAGCAGCACCTACACATAGTACAGCGGACACAGCGAATCCTTTGGAGATTAATCAGCTTGAAGGTGGATTACTGCCACCATTGGCAGCACCAGCATATCGTCGACAACCGCCGTCTGCGGCAGCGCCCTACGATGGCGTGAGTACGACAGCGAATGGATTCCGTTATGTCCTGCCACGCCAATATCATGAAGAAGAACAATTTGCGAATGATAAGCGAGCAGGCAGCTACGGCTATGTCGATCCCTTCGGAATACGAAGAGTTGTTTACTACAATGCAGCGCCTGGACGAGGATTTGTGCACCGAAACAATAATCGTTATGTCGGCTTAGGCGGTACGCCCTATGATGCTGCAGTTTAA
- the LOC137253025 gene encoding uncharacterized protein: MASFVTAGGSILSYRVGRFSRPMRFNDVGTVREKIHPSLFIRKSLLDYVRAELDERGRRLFFQRVFIFAKNNLSVQPSQPLSQQSGRSQTTLDSMHPETLDFKLIFQMELLRMFIRCDESSVSFNRPTGFFIYMGDYTIIMLECVEDIVGCVCAQLSAVAEKYFLSNKVFLTEDRTEENFFETFHYFRAAPININEKFPANTITDVELMSQQHLQIKDKLHQLCEYLAEKINNEQAVVSTASTIKTLSVHLRRDTDEVLPAAIFNKVIPEVQRIELVLSCNRFYSNVQRFALLYQSIPPELDDEVRTWPLSYNYTPVGVFRYTPYDVNLTFADYGKKEASEAEKESASEVIEEKGGSVTQSLVLKHLLSKIDNTSLASELSKSINVLEAVYFIKSSWDKVEATTVRNCFRKEGFLETYEDLPDFDPEDDIQLAIYARLQEGLDLANDLEGFLQMDQNVFTEDNNIEIQFDQQDDTMDRSESEDE, from the exons ATGGCATCGTTCGTGACTGCTGGTGGATCCATACTGTCCTATAGGGTGGGACGTTTTAGCCGTCCGATGCGTTTCAATGATGTTGGCACTGTTCGCGAGAAAATACATCCATCATTATTTATTCGGAAATCACTTTTAGATTATGTTCGTGCCGAGTTAGATGAGAGGGGACGTCGTTTATTCTTTCAGCGTGTTTTCATATTTGCCAAGAATAACTTGAGTGTACAACCATCGCAGCCACTATCCCAACAGTCCGGACGTTCACAGACAACACTCGATTCGATGCACCCTGAAACGCtagattttaaattaattttccaaATGGAATTATTACGAATGTTCATACGGTGCGATGAGTCAAGTGTTTCCTTTAATAGGCCGACTGGATTCTTTATTTATATGGGTGATTATACAATAATTATGCTCGAATGCGTCGAAGATATTGTTGGTTGTGTTTGTGCGCAATTGAGTGCAGTcgctgaaaaatattttctttcaaataaagttttTCTCACCGAAGATCGTACGGAAGag aactTTTTTGAAACGTTCCATTATTTTCGCGCAGCACCAATCAACATAAATGAAAAATTCCCCGCTAATACGATTACCGACGTTGAGCTGATGAGCCAACAACATTTACAAATTAAAGACAAATTGCATCAATTGTGCGAATATTTAGCGGAGAAAATAAATAATGAACAGGCAGTAGTAAGTACAGCATCCACAATCAAAACGTTATCAGTTCATCTGAGACGGGATACAGACGAAGTTTTGCCAGCAGCCATTTTCAACAAAGTCATACCCGAAGTGCAGCGCATCGAACTTGTGCTGTCTTGTAATCGATTTTATAGCAATGTACAACGTTTCGCCCTATTGTATCAAAGCATACCACCCGAGTTGGATGATGAAGTTCGAACTTGGCCCTTATCATATAACTATACTCCAGTGGGGGTCTTCCGCTATACACCATATGATGTCAATTTGACTTTTGCGGATTATGGAAAAAAGGAAGCGAGTGAAGCTGAAAAGGAAAGCGCATCTGAGGTCATTGAGGAAAAGGGAGGCTCGGTGACTCA AAGCTTAGTTTTAAAACACTTGCTATCTAAAATTGACAATACAAGTTTAGCCTCAGAGCTCTCAAAATCGATTAATGTACTAGAAGCTGTGTATTTCATCAAATCATCTTGGGATAAAGTGGAAGCCACAACCGTCCGAAATTGCTTCCGTAAAGAAGGATTTTTGGAAACTTATGAGGATCTTCCAGATTTTGATCCCGAAGATGACATTCAACTGGCAATCTATGCTAGGCTTCAGGAAGGACTAGACTTGGCAAATGATTTGGAAGGTTTTCTCCAAATGGATCAAAATGTTTTCACTGAGGACAACAATATAGAAATTCAATTTGACCAACAAGATGATACTATGGACAGAAGTGAATCAGAAGATGAATGA